From Bacteroidota bacterium, the proteins below share one genomic window:
- a CDS encoding SDR family oxidoreductase, with product MSLKGKRIVITGASSGIGRALAIEAVRRGANVCAGARNVEALAELVQQCGQTTLITHQLDVADKESCEAFIAFAAKQMGGIDVLINNAGISMRANFVELDVSVLERVMQVNFWGAVYCTHAAMTYLLKSKGSVVGVSSVAGFNGLPGRTGYSASKFALQGFLEALRTENLKTGLHVMIACPGFTASNIRNTALNAEGKVQNESPRNENKMMSSSAVASGILDGIDRRRNILVMTTQGKLSYWLSKFAPRLLSRLTYKVMKSEPNAPF from the coding sequence ATGAGTCTCAAAGGGAAACGAATTGTAATCACAGGAGCTTCTTCCGGCATAGGCAGGGCATTAGCCATAGAAGCGGTGAGGCGTGGAGCCAATGTCTGTGCCGGGGCAAGAAATGTAGAAGCATTAGCGGAATTGGTTCAACAATGTGGACAAACAACCCTGATAACTCATCAATTGGATGTCGCAGACAAGGAAAGTTGCGAGGCGTTTATCGCTTTTGCAGCCAAACAAATGGGAGGAATTGATGTCCTGATAAACAATGCAGGGATTAGCATGAGGGCAAATTTTGTTGAATTGGATGTATCGGTACTTGAGCGAGTGATGCAGGTTAATTTTTGGGGCGCGGTCTATTGTACTCATGCCGCCATGACTTATTTGTTAAAGTCCAAAGGCTCGGTAGTGGGAGTGAGTTCAGTTGCCGGATTCAATGGATTGCCTGGCAGGACGGGTTATTCTGCATCTAAATTTGCGCTTCAAGGATTTTTGGAAGCTTTGCGAACTGAAAATTTGAAAACGGGCTTGCATGTCATGATTGCTTGTCCGGGTTTTACGGCATCCAATATCAGAAATACTGCTCTAAACGCAGAAGGCAAAGTTCAAAATGAATCTCCGCGCAATGAAAACAAAATGATGAGTTCCTCAGCAGTAGCATCCGGAATCCTTGATGGTATTGACAGACGGAGAAATATACTTGTCATGACCACACAAGGTAAATTGAGTTATTGGCTCAGTAAATTTGCCCCAAGACTATTGAGCAGACTTACCTACAAAGTGATGAAATCTGAACCGAATGCGCCTTTTTAA
- a CDS encoding TerC/Alx family metal homeostasis membrane protein: MTAETIFFICFLILIIGILVFDMGVLNREKHEVSFKEALVWTSVWFGLAMIFYIFLRYYAYMIHGVTDIAGLQRINELYAHKLNLTGTNYAADLNTYNKTVSLQYLTGFFIEYSLSIDNLFVMLLIFKSFNVEKKYYKTVLEWGILGAIIMRFVFIFAGAALVSKFHWILYVFGAILVFSGIKMFIDQMKKKDEDVSVKRGMAGFVSKFIAVFPKNVGGHIGFRHKGHGKFYFTPLFIVILVIEFSDLLFAIDSVPAIFAVTLDPYTIFFANIFAILGLRSLFFLLAYFVNIFHLLGYGLSVLLTFIGTKLIFADWFEQIGINSTVSLFIILGIIIIAIFASLIFPKKTAITDSINGVE, encoded by the coding sequence ATGACAGCTGAAACCATTTTCTTTATTTGCTTTCTTATATTAATCATTGGTATCCTTGTTTTTGACATGGGGGTACTTAACCGTGAAAAACATGAAGTTTCATTTAAAGAAGCACTTGTATGGACATCGGTTTGGTTTGGGCTGGCAATGATATTTTATATTTTTCTCAGGTATTATGCTTATATGATTCACGGGGTTACCGACATTGCAGGTCTGCAGAGGATAAACGAGTTATATGCACACAAATTGAATTTGACGGGGACAAATTATGCTGCAGACTTAAATACTTATAACAAAACTGTATCGCTACAATACCTGACAGGTTTTTTTATTGAATACTCACTTTCTATTGATAATCTATTTGTAATGCTCCTTATTTTCAAATCTTTTAATGTAGAGAAGAAGTATTATAAAACAGTATTAGAATGGGGTATTCTGGGTGCAATTATCATGCGGTTTGTCTTCATATTTGCCGGAGCTGCATTAGTAAGCAAGTTCCATTGGATTCTTTATGTATTTGGAGCAATTTTGGTTTTTTCCGGCATAAAAATGTTTATTGACCAGATGAAGAAAAAGGATGAAGATGTGTCTGTCAAAAGAGGTATGGCCGGATTTGTGTCAAAGTTTATAGCAGTATTTCCAAAGAATGTGGGAGGGCATATTGGCTTTAGGCACAAAGGACATGGTAAGTTTTATTTTACACCATTGTTTATCGTTATATTAGTGATTGAGTTCTCGGATTTACTTTTTGCAATAGACTCAGTACCTGCAATTTTTGCAGTAACACTTGACCCATACACGATTTTCTTCGCTAATATTTTTGCCATATTAGGTCTTAGAAGTTTGTTCTTTTTGCTTGCATATTTTGTCAATATTTTCCACTTGTTGGGATATGGTTTGTCTGTGTTACTTACTTTTATTGGAACAAAATTAATATTTGCAGATTGGTTCGAGCAAATAGGAATCAATTCAACAGTTTCATTATTCATTATATTGGGAATTATTATAATCGCCATTTTTGCCAGTCTAATATTTCCTAAAAAAACGGCAATTACTGACTCTATAAATGGTGTAGAGTAA
- a CDS encoding FAD-binding oxidoreductase, which produces MQERVLVVGQGLTGSVLSLQLRERGHRVWVVDEGRKYTSSNVAAGLFNPMVVGRLKITWNAEALFSHFSAYYARIEKQFNTKFFHPMPLIHLCKDIEEQNDWDVLAGTDKTAKWIERYTTHLPAYIQSEYGNYLVKSTGWVDLHLFLGKVRECLVAEGKFILGAPKIREDIEVIKTGFRYQGMEFDRVFLCRGEFERLQADFPKLPYNPVKGQLFDIETDFDLEQIIFHKQVFMLPTGKRTAKVGSTYTWDSLDYDTLQKDTDFLQERLDDFLQCKYRITNVKAGVRPAFHYGRPMFVEDEELSGLYVLNGMGSKGVTLAPYFAEQLLDSVYGKI; this is translated from the coding sequence GTGCAAGAAAGAGTATTAGTAGTAGGACAGGGCTTGACAGGATCTGTTTTGTCTTTGCAACTCAGAGAGCGCGGTCATCGCGTTTGGGTGGTTGATGAAGGCAGGAAATATACATCAAGCAATGTGGCAGCAGGATTGTTTAACCCGATGGTTGTAGGCAGATTGAAAATCACATGGAATGCCGAGGCATTATTTTCACATTTTTCAGCTTATTATGCTCGCATTGAAAAACAGTTCAATACAAAATTCTTTCATCCCATGCCCTTGATTCATCTGTGTAAGGACATAGAAGAACAAAATGATTGGGATGTACTTGCGGGGACAGACAAAACAGCCAAATGGATTGAACGCTACACAACGCATTTACCTGCTTATATTCAATCTGAATATGGAAACTATTTAGTTAAATCAACCGGTTGGGTGGATTTGCATTTGTTTCTGGGCAAAGTGAGAGAATGTCTTGTTGCAGAAGGTAAATTCATTTTGGGTGCGCCCAAAATTAGAGAGGATATTGAAGTGATTAAAACGGGTTTTCGTTATCAGGGAATGGAGTTTGACAGGGTGTTTTTGTGTAGAGGAGAATTTGAGCGATTGCAAGCGGATTTTCCAAAATTGCCCTATAATCCGGTCAAAGGACAATTGTTTGACATTGAGACCGATTTTGATTTGGAGCAAATTATTTTTCACAAACAGGTTTTTATGTTACCCACCGGCAAACGCACTGCGAAAGTCGGCTCTACATATACTTGGGACAGCTTAGATTATGACACCTTGCAAAAGGATACCGATTTTCTGCAAGAGCGATTAGACGATTTTCTGCAATGTAAGTATCGCATAACTAATGTCAAAGCCGGAGTGCGCCCTGCCTTTCATTATGGGCGACCTATGTTTGTGGAGGACGAAGAGTTGAGTGGACTTTATGTGCTGAATGGTATGGGTTCAAAAGGAGTTACGCTTGCGCCTTATTTTGCTGAGCAGTTGCTCGATTCGGTTTATGGTAAGATTTGA